The Hymenobacter sp. 5317J-9 genome has a window encoding:
- a CDS encoding MSEP-CTERM sorting domain-containing protein codes for MHSLRNPKWLFLTNTFPIALLLLLCSGEFAVVHTLLPASSVDLWQGYGLALLAMGVIAACYAGTQLVQERPLGGWFSVAVLVGYSVWLCLVTAESGKLLPPGAVPRWMLPTEPLLMAWTFLMPTLAYAMLVLVARLTPDDQPHHAAPNILLAVVTPFGWWLVFAVLSWIEDHTRGASTAPYASSRWDVIGGFLLVVGLVLSTLSFFFFLVRALFIITQRRSGFWADTGLFWKVIITLVLPLLGLVVNNGSLFGDGSPRQESGIFGNFTSPWFYALAVLNSILLCLTDSPRPGVRLLQLLGRSALFGYTFYFFLVFLPFLPLAIPAIILIGTGFLLLAPLMLFVVHVRQLHEDVAALQTVFARGTVRAALLGGLAVLPLVVTASFWHRRQVLHEALAYVYTPDFSQTEPVDPSALAATLTVVRQNKDRNMDFLFGSQQPYLSTYFNWLVLDNLMLSEEKLSELDRIFMGASSGYRWAPGWANDTPQPASSAPQLREATASSTYDARQQAWVSWVNLEIANPVSDIQNGEYSTAITLPTGCWVSDYYLTIGHRQERGILAEKRAATWVYAQILNENRSRDPGLLAYRRANEISLRVYPVSGSEVRRTRIQLLHKEPCTLTIDGRVLTLGDSTSAPPVAAPVALPGSGVAYVSALAKQRLPLVQRRPYYHFLLDASAGHSSVPAYEARVAGVLAQPLPNGVPARFSTVNAATTPVPAGADWAAQLSRTPLTGGFYLTGAIRRVLFEAQEHPAATYPVLVAVTDDLAQAVLAPDFEEFSSAFPESDVFYVLGADGQLVPHSLRHDARTPLATAPPAGAAVAVRAWPTAVRPRAYLPNTSTPSIVLSQRPAVPAPTAAPGNRWLMGLLLSGYHQWQTFHPEATEQERIPFIQASFRVGILTPFTSFLALENDAQKAALFRKQAETLAANASLDTVEKDAPPPAQTPVDGGAALLLAAGVLLGGWYLRRARPAVG; via the coding sequence ATGCACAGCTTACGCAACCCAAAATGGCTTTTCCTGACCAATACCTTCCCCATAGCGCTGCTGCTGTTGCTCTGTTCCGGCGAGTTTGCGGTGGTGCACACGCTGCTGCCCGCCAGCAGCGTGGACCTGTGGCAAGGGTACGGGCTGGCGCTGCTGGCCATGGGGGTAATAGCCGCTTGCTACGCGGGCACGCAGTTAGTCCAGGAACGGCCTTTGGGGGGCTGGTTCAGCGTGGCAGTGCTGGTGGGCTACAGCGTGTGGCTGTGTCTGGTCACGGCGGAGTCAGGCAAGCTGCTGCCCCCGGGCGCGGTGCCGCGCTGGATGCTGCCCACCGAGCCCCTCTTGATGGCCTGGACCTTTTTGATGCCCACGCTGGCGTATGCGATGCTGGTGCTGGTGGCCAGGTTAACCCCCGACGACCAGCCGCATCACGCGGCGCCTAATATCCTGCTGGCGGTGGTCACGCCGTTTGGCTGGTGGCTGGTGTTCGCGGTGCTAAGCTGGATTGAGGACCACACCCGGGGTGCTTCGACTGCACCATATGCGTCCAGCCGCTGGGATGTCATCGGCGGCTTCCTGCTGGTGGTGGGCCTGGTGCTGAGCACGCTTAGCTTCTTTTTCTTTCTGGTGCGGGCGCTGTTCATCATCACGCAGCGGCGAAGCGGCTTCTGGGCAGATACCGGCTTGTTCTGGAAAGTCATCATCACGCTCGTGCTGCCGCTGCTAGGGTTGGTCGTCAACAATGGCTCGTTGTTCGGGGACGGTTCGCCGCGGCAGGAAAGCGGCATTTTTGGCAATTTCACCAGCCCGTGGTTCTATGCGCTGGCCGTGCTGAACAGCATATTGTTGTGCCTGACCGACAGTCCCCGTCCCGGCGTGCGGCTGTTGCAGCTGCTGGGCCGCAGCGCGCTGTTTGGCTACACGTTCTACTTTTTTCTGGTGTTTCTGCCGTTTCTGCCGCTGGCAATTCCGGCCATCATCCTCATCGGCACCGGGTTTTTGCTACTGGCGCCGCTGATGCTGTTTGTGGTGCACGTGCGCCAGCTACACGAGGACGTGGCTGCTCTGCAAACGGTGTTTGCGCGGGGTACGGTGCGCGCGGCGCTGCTGGGCGGGCTGGCGGTATTGCCGCTGGTGGTCACGGCGAGCTTCTGGCACCGGCGGCAGGTGCTGCATGAGGCACTGGCCTACGTATACACCCCCGATTTTAGCCAGACCGAGCCCGTCGACCCATCGGCGCTGGCCGCCACGCTCACCGTGGTGCGCCAGAACAAAGACCGAAACATGGATTTCCTCTTCGGTTCGCAGCAACCCTACCTGTCCACGTATTTCAACTGGCTGGTGCTCGACAACCTCATGCTGTCGGAGGAGAAGCTCAGCGAGCTGGACCGCATTTTCATGGGCGCCTCGTCAGGCTACCGGTGGGCGCCGGGGTGGGCAAACGACACCCCGCAGCCCGCCTCCTCGGCACCGCAGCTGCGCGAGGCAACCGCCAGCAGCACCTACGACGCTCGCCAGCAAGCCTGGGTGAGCTGGGTAAACCTGGAGATTGCCAACCCTGTCTCCGATATTCAAAACGGCGAATACAGCACGGCCATCACCCTGCCCACCGGCTGCTGGGTGAGCGACTATTACCTGACCATCGGCCACCGGCAGGAGCGGGGCATTCTGGCCGAAAAGCGGGCGGCTACCTGGGTCTACGCCCAGATTCTGAACGAAAACCGCAGCCGCGACCCCGGCCTGCTGGCCTACCGCCGGGCCAACGAAATTTCGCTGCGCGTGTACCCTGTGTCGGGCAGCGAGGTGCGCCGCACCCGCATTCAACTGCTGCACAAGGAGCCGTGCACCCTCACCATCGATGGCCGCGTGCTGACCTTGGGCGACTCTACTTCCGCGCCGCCCGTGGCCGCCCCCGTGGCCTTGCCCGGCAGCGGCGTGGCCTACGTGAGTGCCCTGGCTAAGCAGCGCCTGCCGCTGGTGCAACGCAGGCCGTACTACCATTTTTTGCTCGATGCCTCGGCCGGGCACTCTTCAGTGCCGGCTTACGAAGCACGCGTTGCGGGCGTGTTAGCCCAGCCGCTGCCCAACGGGGTGCCTGCCCGTTTTAGCACCGTGAATGCGGCCACTACGCCCGTGCCCGCGGGGGCCGACTGGGCGGCGCAACTGAGCCGGACGCCCCTTACCGGTGGTTTTTACCTCACGGGCGCCATACGGCGGGTGTTGTTTGAGGCGCAGGAGCACCCGGCCGCCACCTACCCGGTGCTGGTGGCCGTGACCGATGACCTGGCCCAGGCCGTGCTGGCCCCGGATTTCGAAGAGTTCAGCAGCGCCTTCCCCGAAAGCGACGTGTTCTACGTGTTGGGCGCCGATGGGCAGCTCGTGCCGCATTCGCTGCGCCACGATGCCCGCACGCCGCTGGCGACGGCCCCACCCGCAGGCGCGGCAGTGGCCGTGCGGGCCTGGCCTACCGCTGTCCGGCCCCGCGCTTACCTTCCCAATACCAGCACGCCCAGCATCGTGCTCAGCCAGCGCCCGGCCGTGCCCGCCCCCACCGCCGCGCCCGGCAACCGCTGGCTCATGGGCCTGCTGCTGAGCGGCTACCACCAGTGGCAAACATTCCACCCCGAGGCGACCGAGCAGGAGCGGATACCCTTCATTCAGGCCAGTTTCCGGGTGGGCATTCTCACGCCTTTCACTTCTTTCCTGGCGTTGGAAAACGACGCCCAGAAGGCTGCGCTATTCCGTAAGCAGGCCGAGACGCTGGCGGCAAATGCCTCACTCGATACGGTGGAAAAGGATGCTCCGCCACCGGCCCAAACGCCCGTGGACGGCGGCGCCGCCCTGCTGCTGGCAGCCGGCGTGCTGCTGGGCGGTTGGTACCTGCGCCGCGCTCGACCGGCGGTTGGCTAA
- the yiaA gene encoding inner membrane protein YiaA produces the protein MNPQTTQPATQTSSAFIGASWAALLVGFTAFNIGLWNAQMALNEKGYYFTVLMYGLFAAISVQKSVRDRLEGIPVTNLYYGISWISVLLTVVLLTVGLWNATLTLSEKGFYAMSFVLSLFAAIAVQKNTRDSLRNEKAERPASDQ, from the coding sequence ATGAACCCGCAAACCACGCAACCCGCCACGCAAACTTCCTCGGCCTTCATCGGCGCGTCCTGGGCCGCCCTGCTCGTGGGCTTCACGGCCTTCAACATTGGCCTCTGGAATGCCCAAATGGCCCTCAACGAGAAGGGCTACTACTTCACTGTGCTGATGTACGGCCTGTTTGCCGCCATCTCGGTGCAGAAAAGCGTGCGCGACCGCCTCGAAGGTATTCCGGTCACCAACCTGTACTACGGCATCAGCTGGATTTCTGTGCTGCTAACGGTGGTGCTCCTGACGGTGGGCCTCTGGAACGCCACGCTCACGCTGAGCGAGAAGGGTTTCTACGCCATGTCGTTTGTGCTGAGCCTCTTTGCCGCCATTGCCGTGCAGAAAAACACCCGCGACAGCCTGCGCAACGAGAAAGCTGAGCGGCCTGCTTCCGACCAGTAG